In Drosophila ananassae strain 14024-0371.13 chromosome 3R, ASM1763931v2, whole genome shotgun sequence, the DNA window TCCGATGAGGAATTCAAAAGCCTGGATCGGGAGCAGCTGGACGAGCTGAAGGATATGATGCGCAGCCTCTCTCTCGACGATCATGGAATCCATTCCGCTGTAAACGATGTGTCATCAAATAAAACCGACACGGATGCAGAGTATTCAAAACGTGTTTCCATGCAAGAGGACGAGTCTAGCAGGGACAGGGATATACTGGGCAGCTCTACCCCGGGAACTAGAAGTAGAACTATTTCAGTAAGGGAACCTAGGATCAAATCCCCCAAATGTGGCAAGTGTGGACGGCATTGTGTCGCCCCAAGGAAATATAATCGCAAGCCAGAGAAACATCATTCGAACAGCAGTTCCACATTCAATTTAAGAAGTAAAGAAAGGTCTCCCTGTATAATTCACGGATCCTCCGACGATCTTCCCCAAAGACTTCTAAAAGAACTCATGATtaccaaaaaaatagaagatgcaatcagaaaaaaattgaatagcATACGAAGGGATATCGTTCAATATAAGCTCTTAGAACCGGATGAGAATATTATGTGGACTTCCCCCGAAATAAATTCCGAGGAAAAGGCAGCTGAACAAAAAAAGCCAAAGTTTCAGTCTAAAATACCGAAATTTCAAGTTCCGGGAAGAAGACTTTGTAAAATGCATTATAACCCTTCGGCGGCAAAGAGAAATGAGGCTCTACTAAATAAGGTGAAAAAACAGTGTCGAATTCATTCCAATATTATATCTAATCAAGAAGTTCTCAATTCTAAAATTTCCAGAAACCAGAATAGGAGCAGTGGGGAAAACTGTGTGATCAAAAGAACTCTATCCGATCCATCAGATTCGAAAAAATCCAATACTAAGGTGGTTTGTAGAATTCATTCTGAAGGTAAATCCCATGTGGagataaaaaaaagtgaaaagaaTGAAGCCGCcagtgaaaaaataaaagtcaaaCTATGTAAGATTCACCATAAATCCTCTGAAGATACCTTTGATGATAAAAAAGACTTAAAATTTCAGATCCAGAAAGCCAAACCTGCAAAAGATGATCAAAGTAACCCAGAAACGTGTCAGATTACTAAACATTTGTGTAAAATCATATCCAACAAAGGAACCGGACCAGAAAGCATCAGTAATCATAGTCAAGAAACTGAACAATCAAGATCAACAAATTATAGCCAAGAAATGACACAAGGAACGGAGAAAATACTTTTCCCCAAGGATAAAAGCCCAATGGACTCGGTTCCAATTCAGACTCACGCTATAAAGCACATGGAAACAGCATTACACACCTGTTGGGAACTGCCCCCAGCCCAAACGGCGCAATATGTTGTCAGGGAAATGGGTGTTCTCCAAATAACCGATATCCCTCCTACCAAACAGAAGACTCCAGAGCTCTTGCAGCCATCCATTTATGAGTTCCGGTTGCCCGATGTAGATCCCAGCGAATTGGAACTAACTGAATTAACGGATCGGAATGACCTGGAACTCGACACAGACGAGGATGAAACACCTGATGCTAAACTGAGACACTCTcaaggaaagaaaaaaaaaaaaattgtgccACTAAAGTACCGAAGGCGGGAGATCCAGTATGAGGAACTGGAGGTATCCTTTGATGTAACAAAAAATGCATCCAGGATAGAACTCAATGAAAACAAGGTGCAGAGGCAGAGCGTGATACAAAGGGAGGAGATACTGTCGGGGGTTTTAGAAACAAGTTCATCCCAGTCTGATACGTTGTCAAGTGGCAAAAGCCTGTCACTGCCCGAATATAAACCCATTAAGTTATTAACAAACGTAGCATATGAATCTGAAAAATCTGACGAACAATTAAACCATGAAAGGACAACGCCCAGCAATTACATTAAGGAAAGGATTCAGCCAAGAGATAACCAGGAAGTACAGAATAAAAAACGATATCCAAACAAATCCGCCAAATATAATTACTCTGATCTCAGTCGAGATACAAGAAAGCGGATAGATCTTAGTTTGGAACGAAAGATAAAGAGGATGATGAACAAGCCAATAAGACTTCTTAACGATGGTAAAGGTAATTCAATTTCTGAATTCCTCTCGCCAGTAACAAAGAAGTTTACTCGGTCGAAGGATTCGGATGATGATGAAGCATCCAATAGTAGTTCACCACGAAGATCAGGAGGAGAAGATAATGAGCCAGAGAGTAATCATGGGAAATCCTTTAGACAATATCCAAACTACCCGCCAACCAGAAGTCTGAAACCAGACTCCCATATGCCGTCCCAGAAACCATTGCGTCTGATTATGAACCAGTTATCTTCCAATAGTTCAGGATCGAAATTTTGTTCCATGGAATCGGTGCTGGACGTTGATTCGGATGACACGTCCGAACCGATAGTCACCCAGAAGCAGACCTTATATGAAGGACTGCCTCCTCTAAACTGGAAATTAGTCTCGCTTGGAACAACTCTTCCCAAAAAATCCGATAATAATGAGCACGAGTCAGCGATCGGAGAGGCACATACCTGTCCCATTTACAAGTGCAGGGAGATCATAACTTTACAGTCCTTCACCTCACACTTCGATATAGCTCATAGACATAGACTGGGGGCGAAAACCATTCAGAGGGAGCACTTCCATCGTGTAGTGGAGGGTCTACCAAAGCAGTTCTCTTTTGATAGTGACCACCTTACTGCCGGAAACTCATTTGTTGCTTTGCTTCTATACAGCAGCGTGACTCAAAGATCGTAagttaattattataattatttgatctcgcttaaaatttaaattccaaGCAGCTCCAAGAAGTCTATTCCAATCCGGGATTATCCACTGGTCCTGGTAGCGTCCCTCGAACAATTAAAGGACTCTCCATTTGGCTATTTCTTTTGGTTTGTTGGTTATCCCACCATCGTGAATCTTCAAATCAAGCTTACTGTCTACGATCCGGATGAAAATGTTGGCCGGAGCAGGGTTATAATGCCCAGAGACATCGCGGAAATCCAAGATCCCCAATGCTTCACCTCGAATACTAGAGATCACCTGCTGCTAAGAGTACCCCCCAAGCACAGGAACTTTCAAATAAGCTTGGAGGCGACCACAGAATTGTAGAACTTTAAGTAGATTTTTTTTCGGGCTCATTTTTTCGGATATTGGGTcgattttacaaaatttttaacttactTTTGTTCAATTTGGATTAAATTTATTTCGTCGGGTGTATTATGGAAGTTTTCTTACCATTTCTTACCAAGTTGCAATTACAATTAAAAACGCATTATaagttgtatattttttaataaaacgtTCGAGCAAGAACTACAAAACGCTCAAATGTGTCTCATCAGATCAAAATTGCCTAGCTTTATTTATATCGTATCATAATAGTTAATTGCAAGTTATACTACTAATTTCATTAAGGTTTTAGTTCGCTTTAATTACATTAGAGTAAATAATTATGCACATAAAACGTATGCACTCGCATCTACGTACTCTCTATGATTATTATCAATTGCAATCGTTCCTTGCACCCACCCACGGTGCTTCACTGTATACATTTACAAACATAGGAAGTAAAATATAGTATTTCGTTATTTGTTTACAAGTTTAATAACTTAAGCGGCAACTCAAGACCCAACTGCAGCTatagacaaaaaataaacaaacacgCTAACTGGGTCaacataatatttttcatacaCTGATGCTACTCCCGAAAaatagatattaaaaagagaaaaatgcgCCAAACTGATATCTGAATAGAATTTTAAACTATTCGCGATCTACCGCAAAAGTGAACTCACTCGAGATATTCAGTGGGACAAGATTTTAGCTATAAATTGGAATTCTTTGTGTGTGCCTTCTGATGTAGTTGATGTGTGATTCTTGTTCTATGTCTTATCAATTAGCTAGATGTGGatcattaaataataatatagatTGTGGTGCCTCCATCCTAGTTGCCAGCAACGTTTTGAACTTCACTTGAACTAATTATCTCGTAATCTTTACTAGAGCTCTCCGAATCAGATCCCGAGTTGCGTGGggttctgaaataaaaattatattaattaatatgtGGAAAAGATTATAGTTTA includes these proteins:
- the LOC26513846 gene encoding uncharacterized protein LOC26513846 isoform X1; protein product: MFRFYKLYSLYVNNMTGGLTWPREWCLCEKLPRAMLHIPVEPRSLRCEVCGLARRPRDLALAASSEEEAAQAASEPSTTANPSTPSDPSKKLSRGKDVRVKVAVKAQKPKPKSNCPANCVKCGGVSVGGEVTAAPEDDKEKVYSGRHGLYKKPKKKVCRRPLPDRRQKKEPSAPPPSSPSPPPPPSQSESPQEDMPALVAMAHEVFNRPYHLRRRWPSGYRNLLVSDFIPLNSPITDSSGGAISKRSSMRPGNPPSSHSSRPLPPLSKVLANILAKQNTVTAREKGGGLVPPKPRDSLDADSELATQFSPFDQYEGPSEDALVVSSAREMLHRPMSLHIEPRTDLPNNRIGTDGFERRTGYGSTPISSPCKKPSTLNAKPFSDSMRRSIFESANKISSSTSSSSKNSSMSSDSSTPSILQKSFKFCDVGEEKQDKIPSKKQQNDSSTTFVSIIDKIFWAPKCPDDNSDEEFKSLDREQLDELKDMMRSLSLDDHGIHSAVNDVSSNKTDTDAEYSKRVSMQEDESSRDRDILGSSTPGTRSRTISVREPRIKSPKCGKCGRHCVAPRKYNRKPEKHHSNSSSTFNLRSKERSPCIIHGSSDDLPQRLLKELMITKKIEDAIRKKLNSIRRDIVQYKLLEPDENIMWTSPEINSEEKAAEQKKPKFQSKIPKFQVPGRRLCKMHYNPSAAKRNEALLNKVKKQCRIHSNIISNQEVLNSKISRNQNRSSGENCVIKRTLSDPSDSKKSNTKVVCRIHSEGKSHVEIKKSEKNEAASEKIKVKLCKIHHKSSEDTFDDKKDLKFQIQKAKPAKDDQSNPETCQITKHLCKIISNKGTGPESISNHSQETEQSRSTNYSQEMTQGTEKILFPKDKSPMDSVPIQTHAIKHMETALHTCWELPPAQTAQYVVREMGVLQITDIPPTKQKTPELLQPSIYEFRLPDVDPSELELTELTDRNDLELDTDEDETPDAKLRHSQGKKKKKIVPLKYRRREIQYEELEVSFDVTKNASRIELNENKVQRQSVIQREEILSGVLETSSSQSDTLSSGKSLSLPEYKPIKLLTNVAYESEKSDEQLNHERTTPSNYIKERIQPRDNQEVQNKKRYPNKSAKYNYSDLSRDTRKRIDLSLERKIKRMMNKPIRLLNDGKGNSISEFLSPVTKKFTRSKDSDDDEASNSSSPRRSGGEDNEPESNHGKSFRQYPNYPPTRSLKPDSHMPSQKPLRLIMNQLSSNSSGSKFCSMESVLDVDSDDTSEPIVTQKQTLYEGLPPLNWKLVSLGTTLPKKSDNNEHESAIGEAHTCPIYKCREIITLQSFTSHFDIAHRHRLGAKTIQREHFHRVVEGLPKQFSFDSDHLTAGNSFVALLLYSSVTQRSSKKSIPIRDYPLVLVASLEQLKDSPFGYFFWFVGYPTIVNLQIKLTVYDPDENVGRSRVIMPRDIAEIQDPQCFTSNTRDHLLLRVPPKHRNFQISLEATTEL